A single genomic interval of Lucilia cuprina isolate Lc7/37 chromosome 2, ASM2204524v1, whole genome shotgun sequence harbors:
- the LOC111687491 gene encoding WD repeat-containing protein 82 codes for MKMKLIDNVVRSFKVAKVFRENTDKINAIDFSPNGEHLISCSEDDQIVIYDCEKGTQSRTVNSKKYGVDLIHFTHANNTAIHSSTKVDDTIRYLSLHDNKYLRYFPGHTKKVISLCISPVEDTFLSGSLDKTLRLWDLRSPNCQGLMHLSGRPVAAYDPEGLIFAAGVNSESIKLYDLRSFDKGPFVTFKLNQEKECDWTGLKFSRDGKTILISTNGSIIRLVDAFHGTPLQTFTGYPNTKGIPIEASFSPDSQFIFSGSTDGRVHVWNADTGYKVCVLNGDHPGPVQCVQFNPKYMLLASACTNMAFWLPTSDEGL; via the coding sequence ATGAAGATGAAACTAATTGATAATGTTGTGCGGAGTTTTAAGGTCGCTAAAGTGTTTAGAGAGAATACAGATAAGATCAATGCCATTGACTTTTCACCAAATGGAGAACATTTAATTTCGTGCAGCGAAGACGATCAAATTGTTATATATGATTGTGAAAAAGGTACCCAATCCCGTACAGTGAACTCTAAAAAATATGGCGTagatttaatacattttacacATGCGAATAACACAGCTATCCATAGCTCGACAAAAGTGGACGACACAATCAGATATTTGAGCTTACACGATAATAAATACTTACGTTATTTCCCTGGTCATACCAAGAAGGTGATATCTTTATGCATATCTCCTGTAGAAGATACATTTTTATCAGGATCATTAGATAAGACACTACGACTATGGGATTTGAGATCTCCAAATTGCCAAGGATTAATGCATTTGTCTGGTCGTCCCGTAGCTGCATATGATCCCGAGGGTTTGATATTTGCCGCTGGAGTAAACTCTGAAAGTATTAAACTGTACGACCTACGTTCCTTTGATAAAGGGCCTTTCGTCACTTTTAAACTAAATCAAGAGAAAGAATGTGATTGGACGGGATTAAAATTTTCTCGTGATGGTAAAACTATACTTATAAGTACAAATGGATCAATAATACGCCTGGTAGATGCATTCCATGGTACACCTCTGCAGACTTTTACAGGTTATCCAAACACTAAGGGAATCCCAATTGAAGCAAGTTTTAGTCCCGATTCCCAATTTATTTTTTCCGGTAGTACTGATGGCCGAGTTCATGTTTGGAATGCTGATACAGGGTATAAAGTATGTGTCCTAAATGGCGATCATCCAGGTCCAGTCCAATGCGTTCAATTTAATCCCAAATATATGTTATTAGCATCTGCTTGTACTAATATGGCGTTTTGGCTGCCTACTTCCGACGAAGGCCTATAA